In Halobaculum rubrum, the following are encoded in one genomic region:
- a CDS encoding thiamine pyrophosphate-dependent enzyme — MSAFSAIGEEREVDRNEYTPEIEPQPTWCPGCGDFGVLKSLKGALPEVGRTPEETLLVTGIGCSGKLNSYLDSYGFHTIHGRSLPVARAAKLANPDVEVIAAGGDGDGYGIGGNHFMHTARENHDMTYIVFNNEIFGLTKGQTSPTSPKGHKSKTQPHGSAKTPIRPLSLSLTSGASFVARTAAVNPNQAQRILKEAMEHDGFAHIDFLTQCPTWNKDAKQYVPYTDINESEDYDFDPTNRAEAQELMRETEDKLYEGEVLTGVYYRDEERPSYQEEKQQIGEMPDEPLAERYFDDDYEWERSYDRFIDNHK, encoded by the coding sequence ATGAGCGCATTCAGTGCAATCGGCGAGGAACGGGAGGTCGACCGCAACGAGTACACGCCCGAGATCGAACCGCAGCCGACGTGGTGTCCGGGCTGTGGCGACTTCGGCGTCCTGAAGTCGCTAAAGGGCGCGCTGCCCGAGGTCGGGCGCACGCCCGAGGAGACGCTGCTCGTGACGGGGATCGGCTGTTCGGGCAAGCTGAACAGCTACCTCGACAGCTACGGGTTCCACACGATCCACGGCCGCTCGCTGCCGGTCGCCCGCGCGGCGAAGCTCGCTAACCCCGACGTCGAAGTGATCGCCGCCGGCGGCGACGGCGACGGCTACGGCATCGGCGGGAACCACTTCATGCACACCGCCCGGGAGAACCACGATATGACGTATATCGTGTTCAACAACGAGATATTCGGGCTGACGAAGGGCCAGACGTCCCCCACCAGCCCGAAGGGGCACAAATCGAAGACGCAGCCCCACGGCTCGGCGAAGACGCCGATCCGTCCGCTCTCGCTGTCGCTGACCTCGGGCGCGTCGTTCGTCGCCCGGACGGCCGCAGTGAACCCGAACCAGGCCCAGCGCATCCTGAAGGAGGCGATGGAGCACGACGGGTTCGCGCACATCGACTTCCTGACGCAGTGTCCGACGTGGAACAAGGACGCCAAGCAGTACGTCCCGTACACGGACATCAACGAGTCCGAGGACTACGACTTCGATCCGACGAACCGCGCCGAGGCGCAGGAGCTGATGCGCGAGACCGAGGACAAACTGTACGAGGGCGAGGTGCTCACCGGCGTGTACTACCGCGACGAGGAGCGCCCCTCCTACCAAGAGGAGAAGCAGCAGATCGGCGAGATGCCCGACGAGCCGCTCGCGGAGCGGTACTTCGACGACGACTACGAGTGGGAGCGTTCGTACGATCGGTTCATCGACAACCACAAGTGA
- the hisC gene encoding histidinol-phosphate transaminase, giving the protein MNTRDLSANAPYVPGRGVEEVARDLGLDPAELVKLSSNENPFGPSPRAVAAAREAAESAHVYPKAAHADLTEALAETWDLAPEQVWVSPGADGALDYLARAMLSPGDRVLVPEPGFAYYPMSARYHHGEVSTYPLRKADGFAQTADAVLDAYDGERIVYVTTPHNPAGTELPREELVALLEAVDEETLVVADEAYGEYTEAPSAAGLLDEYENVAVTRTFSKAYGLAGLRIGYALVPEAWADAYARVNTPFAANAVALDAALAALDDDEHVEKSVESAKWAREYIADELDAPTFESAGNFVLAEVGDGSAVAERARERGVIVRDTGSFGLPECVRVSCGTEEDTREAVATLNEVLADLEPGVEA; this is encoded by the coding sequence ATGAACACGCGCGACCTCTCGGCGAACGCGCCGTACGTCCCCGGCCGCGGCGTCGAGGAGGTGGCCCGCGATCTCGGGCTCGACCCGGCGGAACTGGTGAAACTCTCCTCGAACGAGAACCCGTTCGGCCCCTCGCCGAGGGCCGTCGCGGCCGCGAGGGAGGCCGCAGAGTCCGCTCACGTCTACCCGAAGGCCGCCCACGCGGACCTCACCGAGGCGCTGGCCGAGACGTGGGACCTCGCCCCCGAGCAGGTGTGGGTGAGCCCGGGCGCCGACGGGGCGCTGGATTACCTCGCGCGGGCGATGCTCTCGCCGGGCGACCGGGTGCTCGTTCCGGAGCCGGGGTTCGCGTACTACCCGATGAGCGCCCGCTATCATCACGGCGAGGTCTCGACGTACCCGCTCCGGAAGGCGGACGGGTTCGCGCAGACCGCCGACGCGGTCCTCGACGCCTACGACGGGGAGCGGATCGTCTACGTGACGACCCCGCACAACCCCGCCGGCACCGAGCTTCCGCGGGAGGAACTCGTCGCGCTGCTGGAGGCTGTCGACGAGGAGACGCTCGTCGTCGCCGACGAGGCGTACGGCGAGTACACCGAGGCGCCCTCCGCGGCGGGCCTCCTCGACGAGTACGAGAACGTCGCGGTCACGCGCACCTTCTCGAAGGCGTACGGGCTCGCGGGGCTGCGGATCGGATACGCGCTCGTCCCGGAGGCGTGGGCCGACGCGTACGCCCGCGTGAACACGCCGTTCGCGGCCAACGCCGTCGCGCTGGACGCCGCGCTCGCGGCGCTCGACGATGACGAGCACGTCGAGAAAAGCGTCGAGTCGGCGAAGTGGGCTCGCGAGTACATCGCCGACGAGTTGGACGCGCCCACGTTCGAGAGCGCCGGCAACTTCGTCCTCGCGGAGGTGGGCGACGGGAGCGCCGTCGCCGAGCGCGCACGGGAGCGGGGCGTCATCGTCCGCGACACCGGCTCGTTCGGGCTCCCAGAGTGCGTCCGGGTCTCCTGTGGAACCGAAGAGGACACGCGCGAGGCGGTCGCGACGCTGAACGAGGTGCTCGCGGACCTGGAGCCCGGGGTCGAAGCGTGA
- a CDS encoding adenylate kinase family protein, whose amino-acid sequence MGVDGGGPVDRLVVTGTPGTGKTTATDLLAEKYGLPIVHLNDLIREEGLYTDRDEERDSLVADLDAVAEHLGEWTGVVDSHLAHYLDADRVAVLRCRPDVLERRLVERGESEASARENRESEALDVILGEAVERFGEDRVYEIETTDRDPDEVATELGRVLDGDREPSAGEVDFLEYR is encoded by the coding sequence ATCGGCGTCGACGGCGGTGGTCCCGTCGACCGCCTCGTCGTCACGGGCACGCCCGGGACGGGCAAGACGACGGCGACGGACCTGCTCGCCGAGAAATACGGCCTTCCGATCGTCCACCTCAACGACCTGATCCGCGAGGAGGGGCTGTACACCGACCGCGACGAGGAGCGCGACTCGCTCGTCGCCGACCTCGACGCCGTCGCCGAGCACCTCGGCGAGTGGACGGGCGTCGTCGACTCCCACCTGGCCCATTATCTCGACGCCGACCGCGTCGCGGTGTTGCGGTGCCGCCCCGACGTGCTCGAACGACGGCTCGTCGAGCGCGGGGAAAGCGAGGCGAGCGCCCGGGAGAACCGCGAGAGCGAGGCGCTCGACGTGATTCTCGGCGAGGCGGTCGAACGGTTCGGCGAGGACCGGGTGTACGAGATCGAGACGACCGACCGCGACCCCGACGAGGTCGCGACCGAACTCGGGCGGGTGCTCGACGGTGACCGCGAGCCCTCGGCCGGCGAGGTCGACTTCCTGGAGTACCGATGA
- a CDS encoding DNA polymerase Y family protein produces MEETLPGAPTPDDRDERVVLHVDMDCFYASCERLKEPELAGDPVVVGMGYEPGETIGAVATASYEAREFGVESAQPISGALERLPRVADADPADPDAPDPAESGHYRPVDMAFYKEVASTVKGVLHDAADTVREVSIDEAYLDVTDRTSWETGDGSGDAPLAEGLARHVRERIEREAGVPASVGVAPNMATAKVASDYDKPEGLTVVEPGEAADFLAPLSVSDIHGVGPVTASDLAEMNIETAGDLAAADPADLEARFGSRGREFHERANGRDDREVTPAGRPKSLSRESASRTGDADTQRERVRALAADVAERARSRGAMYRTIGVKVVRPPFDVNTRADSLPGPVDDPDLVEEVALDLLEEFAGESVRKLGVRVSNLSFAAEEQATLGGYEGVAAGDASAATAAEPTGEGTDDGAPRRALSGDATLDEWADEGDTDAERERRRRRRGQVDLGEFE; encoded by the coding sequence ATGGAGGAGACGCTCCCGGGGGCACCGACGCCGGACGATCGCGACGAGCGCGTCGTCCTCCACGTCGATATGGACTGTTTTTACGCCTCCTGCGAGCGCCTGAAGGAGCCCGAACTCGCGGGCGACCCCGTCGTCGTCGGGATGGGGTACGAGCCGGGCGAGACGATCGGCGCGGTCGCGACTGCGAGCTACGAGGCGCGCGAGTTCGGCGTCGAGTCGGCTCAACCCATCTCGGGGGCGCTGGAGCGGCTGCCCCGCGTCGCCGACGCGGATCCCGCGGACCCGGACGCGCCGGATCCCGCGGAGTCGGGCCACTACCGTCCCGTCGACATGGCGTTCTACAAGGAGGTCGCCTCGACGGTGAAGGGCGTTCTCCACGACGCCGCCGATACGGTCCGGGAGGTGAGCATCGACGAGGCGTACCTCGACGTGACCGACCGGACCTCGTGGGAGACCGGCGACGGCTCGGGCGACGCCCCACTGGCGGAAGGGCTCGCCCGCCACGTCCGCGAGCGCATCGAGCGCGAGGCCGGCGTGCCCGCCAGCGTCGGCGTCGCGCCGAACATGGCGACCGCGAAGGTCGCCTCCGACTACGACAAGCCCGAGGGACTCACCGTCGTCGAGCCCGGCGAGGCCGCCGACTTCCTTGCACCGCTGTCCGTCTCCGACATCCACGGCGTCGGCCCGGTCACCGCGAGCGATCTCGCGGAGATGAACATCGAGACGGCCGGCGACCTCGCGGCGGCGGACCCGGCGGACCTGGAGGCGCGGTTCGGCTCGCGCGGCAGGGAGTTCCACGAGCGCGCGAACGGGAGAGACGACCGCGAGGTGACGCCCGCGGGACGTCCGAAGTCGCTGTCGCGTGAGTCCGCGAGCCGGACTGGCGACGCCGACACCCAACGCGAGCGGGTTCGCGCCCTCGCGGCCGACGTGGCCGAGCGAGCGCGCTCGCGCGGGGCGATGTACCGCACCATCGGCGTGAAGGTCGTCCGCCCGCCGTTCGACGTGAACACGCGCGCCGACTCGCTGCCGGGCCCGGTCGACGACCCGGACCTCGTCGAGGAGGTGGCGCTCGACCTCCTCGAGGAGTTCGCGGGCGAGTCGGTTCGGAAGCTCGGCGTTCGGGTGTCGAACCTCTCGTTTGCCGCCGAGGAACAGGCGACCCTCGGCGGATACGAGGGCGTCGCCGCCGGCGACGCGAGCGCGGCAACCGCCGCCGAACCCACGGGCGAGGGTACGGATGACGGCGCCCCACGACGCGCACTCTCGGGGGACGCGACACTCGATGAGTGGGCCGACGAGGGCGATACGGACGCCGAGCGGGAACGCCGGCGGCGACGACGAGGGCAGGTCGACCTCGGGGAGTTCGAGTAG
- a CDS encoding halocarboxylic acid dehydrogenase DehI family protein, translating to MDTSLELHAADATGWRAGLYDDIRHTFRAPVVNWIWRTATANHPEFTRYLWGQVKPAFETRAFAAASVAYRDAVLSAVDGPRYRPGDLDLAPAEARELRGQIGTFDAVAPRLAVLFELVDRAMNGGDVGTAVPDDRSATEPYPAGLDANRGLDPSMVAVDDVPESAAGTVASIRDFHGFDEGLPSVYRCLAQWPGFLDRLWTDLEPHLRSDEFEATLADASAVVDEYVEGLAYRPALSREAALAAGFDEDAVDDIAGLFVEFNGGPVETVIPALPLFADAVGVSGRRRL from the coding sequence ATGGACACGAGCCTCGAACTCCACGCGGCCGACGCGACCGGCTGGCGGGCCGGTCTGTACGACGACATCCGACACACCTTCCGCGCGCCGGTCGTCAACTGGATCTGGCGGACGGCGACGGCGAACCACCCCGAGTTCACTCGATACCTGTGGGGCCAAGTGAAGCCCGCATTCGAGACGCGCGCGTTCGCCGCGGCGTCGGTCGCGTACCGCGACGCGGTGCTCTCGGCCGTCGACGGCCCCCGCTACCGTCCCGGCGATCTCGACCTCGCGCCGGCGGAGGCGCGGGAGTTGCGCGGCCAGATCGGCACCTTCGACGCCGTCGCGCCGCGGCTCGCGGTGCTGTTCGAGCTGGTCGACCGGGCGATGAACGGCGGCGACGTGGGGACCGCGGTCCCCGACGATCGGAGCGCGACCGAGCCGTACCCCGCGGGGCTGGACGCGAACCGCGGACTCGACCCCTCGATGGTCGCCGTCGACGACGTCCCCGAGTCGGCCGCCGGGACGGTCGCGTCGATCCGGGACTTCCACGGCTTCGACGAGGGGCTCCCGAGCGTCTACCGCTGTCTCGCGCAGTGGCCCGGCTTCCTCGACCGGCTGTGGACCGACCTCGAACCGCACCTGCGCTCGGACGAGTTCGAGGCCACCCTCGCGGACGCATCGGCGGTCGTCGACGAGTACGTCGAGGGGCTCGCCTACCGCCCGGCGCTCTCGCGGGAGGCGGCGCTGGCGGCCGGATTCGACGAGGACGCCGTCGACGACATCGCCGGGCTGTTCGTCGAGTTCAACGGCGGGCCGGTCGAGACGGTCATCCCCGCGCTACCGCTGTTCGCCGACGCCGTCGGCGTGAGCGGGCGGCGACGGCTGTAG
- the hflX gene encoding GTPase HflX: MNVRDRLDGGRAVVAARDADETPDTTEIRRLAEAAGYDVVGEVTQRRAEDLRYNLGGGKARELATAVAEADADAVVFDGELSPGQYTDLLELFPAGTTLTDRYRLVLEIFADGAGSTAATTQVDLATLRYELPRVRRATEESLLNAATEKGSPVLDMEKRIDAMEAKLDELTDAAAARRARRRAEGFDLVALAGYTNAGKSTLLRRLADDVDAESSGTSGDDAFGDENLNDDLAESVTVEDRLFETLETTTRRATLEGRRVLLTDTVGLVADLPHDLVRSFSATLDEVGAADAVLAVVDAGADEDRLRRRVETTVEVLAADATGPVIPVMNKVDRLDAAGREAALGIVADVLAESGVETREPVAISALDGTGIDDLRDAVVASLPGSTATFELPPSGESQAFVSWLHERGDADVTYGPESIEVRFAGKPSVVDEAERRAADLRPADVRTDSKDG; this comes from the coding sequence GTGAACGTACGAGACAGACTCGACGGCGGGCGCGCGGTCGTCGCCGCCCGCGACGCGGACGAGACACCCGACACGACGGAGATCCGGCGCCTCGCGGAGGCTGCGGGCTACGACGTAGTCGGCGAAGTAACCCAGCGGCGCGCGGAGGACTTGCGGTACAACCTCGGCGGCGGGAAGGCGCGGGAGCTGGCGACTGCCGTCGCCGAAGCGGACGCCGATGCGGTCGTCTTCGACGGCGAGCTCTCGCCGGGGCAGTACACCGACCTGTTGGAGCTGTTCCCGGCCGGGACGACGCTGACGGATCGCTACCGGCTGGTCCTAGAGATATTCGCCGATGGCGCCGGATCGACGGCCGCGACAACGCAGGTGGATCTGGCGACGCTCCGGTACGAGCTTCCCCGGGTGCGCCGCGCGACCGAGGAATCGCTGTTGAACGCGGCGACCGAGAAGGGATCGCCCGTCCTCGACATGGAGAAGCGTATCGACGCGATGGAGGCGAAGCTGGACGAGCTGACCGACGCGGCCGCCGCCCGCCGGGCGCGACGACGCGCGGAGGGGTTCGACTTGGTCGCGCTCGCGGGCTACACGAACGCGGGGAAGTCGACGCTGCTGCGCCGGCTGGCGGACGACGTCGACGCGGAGTCCTCGGGCACCTCGGGCGACGACGCGTTCGGCGACGAGAACCTGAACGACGACCTCGCGGAGTCGGTGACGGTCGAGGACCGCCTCTTCGAGACGCTGGAGACGACGACGCGGCGGGCGACGCTGGAGGGACGCCGGGTACTGCTCACCGACACGGTCGGACTGGTGGCGGACCTCCCGCACGACCTCGTGCGCTCGTTCTCGGCGACGCTCGACGAGGTCGGCGCCGCCGACGCCGTGCTCGCGGTGGTCGACGCCGGCGCCGACGAGGACCGCCTCCGCCGGCGCGTCGAGACGACCGTGGAGGTGCTCGCGGCCGACGCGACGGGCCCCGTGATCCCCGTGATGAACAAGGTAGACCGGCTGGACGCTGCAGGTCGAGAGGCCGCGCTCGGGATCGTCGCTGACGTGCTCGCCGAATCCGGCGTGGAGACCCGCGAACCCGTGGCGATCAGCGCGCTCGACGGGACGGGGATCGACGACCTCCGCGACGCGGTAGTCGCGTCGCTCCCGGGTTCGACGGCGACGTTCGAGCTGCCGCCCTCGGGGGAGTCGCAGGCGTTCGTCTCGTGGCTCCACGAGCGCGGCGACGCCGACGTGACGTACGGGCCCGAGTCGATCGAGGTCAGGTTCGCGGGCAAGCCGTCCGTCGTCGACGAGGCGGAGCGTCGGGCAGCCGACCTTCGGCCGGCAGATGTCCGGACAGACAGCAAGGACGGGTAG
- the lrpA1 gene encoding HTH-type transcriptional regulator LrpA1 → MSTSSTADRILEALEEDAQASYAEIADRAGVSKPTVRKYINRLEDDGVIVGYSAEVDPKKLSGQTIALVGIEVDSERYVEATRALQELESVVSLYTSSGDHMFMAEVRAADGDELGDVISEEIGGVEGVTAAHPSVLQERLK, encoded by the coding sequence ATGAGTACCTCCTCGACGGCCGACCGCATCCTCGAAGCGCTCGAGGAGGATGCGCAGGCATCCTACGCCGAGATCGCCGACCGCGCCGGCGTCTCGAAACCGACGGTGCGCAAGTACATCAACCGGCTCGAGGACGACGGCGTCATCGTCGGCTACTCCGCGGAGGTCGACCCGAAGAAGCTCTCCGGGCAGACGATCGCGCTCGTGGGCATCGAGGTGGACAGCGAGCGCTACGTCGAGGCGACGCGCGCGTTGCAGGAGCTCGAGTCTGTCGTTTCGCTATACACGTCCTCGGGCGACCACATGTTCATGGCTGAGGTCCGCGCGGCCGACGGCGACGAACTCGGCGACGTGATCTCCGAGGAGATCGGCGGCGTCGAGGGCGTCACCGCGGCGCACCCCTCGGTCCTGCAGGAGCGGCTGAAATAA
- a CDS encoding helicase HerA domain-containing protein gives MSDETITVADVSDGAGGESGLSAGTPISLPVVEILTGRGFITGKSGSGKSNTASVVIEKLLSNSFPVLIVDSDGEYYGLKEEFEILHVGADEECDIQVSSEHAGKIASLALEENVPIILDVSGYLDEDEASELIRETARQLFAKEKKLKKPFLMLVEECHEYIPEGAGMDKTGKTLIKIGKRGRKHGLGIVGISQRPADVKKDFITQCDWLCWHRLTWDNDTKVVSRILGSKYGEAIEDMDDGEAFLMTDWAESIRRVQFHRKQTFDAGATPGLDDFERPDLKSVSGDLVSELQTITDERERTESELADLRQELDKKEQRITQLERELEEARDMSEMADTFAQALLQKADAPYRGGDEGSPGEDPVAAAPTSHDGSAPEPRRRDGDAAFGGRPADDQAELHDYEESTAAAGGTPASARAATGVDTRDGDAAASEDAEGQVAAATATVADDGTAAATEASDAAGDAADATGDASDEREGSAPPPTDGVDISPARSRSGFDGVEDAAAFLDGDELRHREAVVAGVARAVESLEDVTRGMLGAYRHAGRTTPVEAHRAADGSGNRRYAYARNKVLRRAGFVEHRSRGEYAYTLPALVRRVYGEHTDEQDLVEVIAEIEARAGLDPDVAP, from the coding sequence ATGAGCGACGAGACCATCACCGTCGCGGACGTGAGCGACGGAGCCGGCGGGGAGTCGGGGCTGTCGGCGGGCACGCCCATCTCGCTTCCGGTGGTCGAGATCCTGACTGGGCGCGGGTTCATCACAGGGAAATCGGGGTCCGGCAAGTCCAACACCGCCTCGGTCGTCATCGAGAAACTGCTCTCGAACAGCTTTCCGGTGCTCATCGTCGACTCCGACGGGGAGTACTACGGGCTGAAAGAGGAGTTCGAGATACTCCACGTCGGCGCCGACGAGGAGTGTGACATCCAGGTGTCGAGCGAGCACGCGGGGAAGATCGCGTCGCTCGCCTTAGAGGAGAACGTCCCGATCATCCTCGACGTCTCGGGCTACCTCGACGAGGACGAGGCCTCCGAACTGATCCGCGAGACGGCCAGACAGCTGTTCGCCAAGGAGAAGAAGCTGAAGAAGCCGTTCCTGATGCTCGTCGAGGAGTGTCACGAGTACATCCCCGAGGGCGCGGGGATGGACAAGACGGGCAAGACGCTGATCAAGATCGGCAAGCGAGGACGCAAGCACGGCCTCGGCATCGTCGGCATCTCCCAGCGCCCGGCGGACGTGAAGAAGGACTTCATCACCCAGTGCGACTGGCTGTGCTGGCATCGGCTCACCTGGGACAACGACACGAAGGTCGTCTCGCGGATCCTCGGCAGCAAGTACGGCGAGGCCATCGAGGACATGGACGACGGGGAGGCGTTCCTGATGACCGACTGGGCCGAGTCCATTCGGCGAGTGCAGTTTCACCGCAAGCAGACGTTCGACGCGGGCGCGACGCCCGGCCTCGACGACTTCGAGCGGCCCGACCTCAAGTCGGTCTCCGGGGATCTGGTGTCGGAGCTGCAGACGATCACCGACGAGCGCGAGCGGACCGAATCGGAGCTCGCGGACCTCAGACAGGAACTCGACAAGAAGGAGCAGCGGATCACGCAGCTCGAACGGGAACTGGAGGAGGCGCGCGACATGTCGGAGATGGCCGACACCTTCGCGCAGGCGCTGTTGCAGAAGGCGGACGCGCCGTATCGCGGCGGGGACGAGGGATCTCCCGGCGAGGATCCGGTCGCCGCCGCGCCGACCTCCCACGACGGCTCCGCGCCCGAACCGCGGCGTCGCGACGGGGACGCCGCGTTCGGGGGGCGGCCGGCCGACGACCAGGCCGAGCTTCACGACTACGAGGAGTCGACCGCTGCGGCGGGCGGGACGCCCGCATCGGCCCGAGCGGCTACCGGGGTAGACACGCGTGACGGCGACGCTGCCGCGTCCGAGGACGCCGAGGGGCAGGTGGCCGCCGCGACCGCCACAGTCGCCGACGACGGAACCGCGGCGGCGACGGAGGCGAGCGATGCCGCCGGCGACGCTGCCGACGCGACGGGGGACGCGAGCGACGAGCGCGAGGGGAGCGCGCCCCCGCCCACCGACGGTGTCGACATCTCGCCGGCCCGCTCGCGCTCGGGGTTCGACGGCGTCGAGGACGCGGCGGCGTTCCTCGACGGCGACGAACTGCGCCACCGTGAGGCCGTCGTCGCGGGGGTCGCCCGCGCGGTGGAGTCGCTGGAGGACGTCACCCGAGGAATGCTCGGCGCGTATCGACATGCCGGCCGCACGACGCCGGTCGAGGCACACCGCGCCGCCGACGGCTCCGGCAACCGGCGGTACGCGTACGCCCGCAACAAGGTGCTCCGGCGCGCCGGCTTCGTGGAGCACCGCAGCCGCGGGGAGTACGCCTACACGCTCCCGGCGCTCGTCCGGCGCGTGTACGGCGAGCACACCGACGAACAGGACCTCGTCGAGGTGATCGCGGAGATCGAGGCGCGCGCCGGCCTCGACCCGGACGTGGCGCCATGA
- a CDS encoding DUF7504 family protein, giving the protein MTGTTDGPDADGPIGRRSDRPLSAALAELDDGCCVLVTGDVSDEAYRVASSRYFGAPHRRRRRVLALTTGATEAPNAWLPDGVDAANDDAAVVRLDGAVRDPAAASGTDVSASSGFDSASEAAGTTGTAGDSDAGPDRLDLDGGVDEDAGPTAVGDPGAIRTAVLDAIADVDGDRSDRLGLRVGVYRIDMLSATLGGDATGSLLREVSRTTRDRGGMAHFHLPRPVSGEPRSDPVVAEFVELLDDELDVIVELRRRETASVPEERWHIIGWGTTEWNALR; this is encoded by the coding sequence ATGACCGGCACGACGGACGGACCCGACGCCGACGGGCCGATCGGCCGGAGGTCCGATCGGCCGCTCTCGGCGGCGCTGGCCGAGCTCGACGACGGGTGTTGCGTGCTCGTCACCGGGGACGTCTCCGACGAGGCCTACCGCGTCGCGTCGTCGCGGTATTTCGGCGCGCCGCACCGGCGGCGCCGGCGAGTGCTCGCGCTCACGACGGGCGCAACGGAGGCACCGAACGCGTGGCTTCCCGACGGCGTCGACGCCGCGAACGACGACGCCGCGGTCGTCCGCCTCGACGGGGCGGTCCGGGATCCGGCCGCCGCATCCGGAACGGACGTGAGCGCCTCGAGCGGGTTCGACTCGGCCTCCGAAGCGGCCGGCACGACGGGAACGGCCGGCGACTCCGACGCCGGGCCGGATCGGCTGGACCTCGACGGGGGCGTCGACGAGGACGCCGGCCCGACGGCGGTCGGGGACCCGGGGGCCATCCGAACCGCGGTGCTGGACGCCATCGCCGATGTCGACGGGGATCGTTCCGACCGGCTGGGGCTTCGCGTCGGCGTCTACCGGATCGACATGCTCAGTGCGACGCTGGGGGGCGACGCGACGGGGTCGCTGTTGCGCGAGGTGTCGCGGACCACACGCGACCGCGGCGGCATGGCACACTTTCATCTCCCTCGCCCCGTCAGCGGGGAGCCCCGTTCGGACCCCGTTGTCGCCGAGTTCGTCGAGTTGCTCGACGACGAACTCGACGTGATCGTCGAGCTTCGGCGTCGCGAAACGGCGTCCGTTCCAGAGGAACGATGGCACATCATCGGCTGGGGAACGACAGAATGGAACGCCCTTCGGTGA
- a CDS encoding CDP-alcohol phosphatidyltransferase family protein: MTLDQFRPLAEKGLSPFVRAADALGLSPDGVSVLAFACAVAGGVAFGLAPPSEAPLSYVAGSALVFANGWLDLVDGALARAQGTDSSGGDLLDHVLDRYADIALLVGLAAGIGRYGLGLAAVTGVLMTSYLGTQIQAVGIGREYGGLLGRADRLALVGVVGVVAAAVPGPLVAGLGAVALLLVVFAVVGHFTAVQRFWGAWSDIR, from the coding sequence ATGACGCTGGATCAGTTCCGACCGCTGGCGGAGAAGGGGCTGTCGCCGTTCGTCCGTGCGGCCGACGCGCTCGGGCTCTCGCCTGACGGCGTAAGCGTGCTCGCGTTCGCGTGTGCGGTCGCCGGGGGGGTCGCGTTCGGCCTCGCACCCCCCTCGGAGGCGCCGCTGTCGTACGTCGCCGGGTCGGCGCTCGTGTTCGCGAACGGCTGGCTCGATCTCGTTGACGGCGCGCTCGCACGGGCACAGGGCACCGACTCCTCCGGCGGCGACCTGCTGGACCACGTGCTCGACCGCTACGCGGACATCGCGCTGCTCGTGGGACTCGCGGCCGGGATCGGCCGCTACGGACTCGGCCTCGCGGCGGTGACGGGCGTGTTGATGACCTCGTATCTCGGCACGCAGATCCAGGCCGTCGGTATCGGCCGCGAGTACGGGGGGCTGTTGGGTCGTGCGGACCGGCTCGCGCTCGTCGGCGTCGTCGGCGTCGTCGCCGCGGCGGTCCCGGGACCGCTCGTCGCGGGCCTGGGTGCGGTCGCCCTGCTGCTCGTCGTGTTCGCAGTCGTCGGCCATTTCACCGCGGTCCAGCGCTTCTGGGGCGCCTGGTCGGATATCCGGTGA